A section of the Leptospira terpstrae serovar Hualin str. LT 11-33 = ATCC 700639 genome encodes:
- a CDS encoding (Fe-S)-binding protein, with product MDIGRIIFHLLFTAFFVVANVVFVRAILYRLGLIFNGRPAFFNEDAKKNLNIGFRLKSFLVNVVLQKKNFREPVRGIMHAFVFYGFLVYTIHTTSQMVAGIFGYVMDDPYQFALPNFLFGEAANHIYEQAVNYVSILVLTGLGFFAWRRWIKKAKGLDVHSPASAIVISMIATLMVTTLLGNGAKTVAATYFTHAGLIDGAIGKIWESIGVANSSADTVFQIMWWGHILTVFSFMLYVPTSKHAHLIFAPFNYFLATDTPKGQLSKLNLDDENAVWGSNRVEDFPWPNLLDGMSCIECGRCQVECPANRTGKVLNPKAIIVELKHQMLEKMPEVAAARAGKTPEEGAEAVAALETGVINSHEGLSEEALWGCTTCYACVEACPVGNNQVNAIIEMRRHLVLAESKMSPELQKAFTNMENNSNPWGVGAHTRADWAEGLNVKVLSEAEDKNVDVLYWVGCAGAFDERNKKISRDFVKIMQKADVNFGILGTEEGCSGDSARRGGNEYLYQTLAQTNVDTINGYGIKKIVTACPHCYNTIKNEYPQFGGNFEVIHHSEYINQLSKDGKIDVKVADDANTGKYTYHDSCYIGRYNNNYDNPRDVVKKVSGGKIEEAVDHHSKGLCCGAGGAQYWMEEHVDESNPESMRVNSKRTGQLLDTGATTIATACPFCITMITDGVKAAEKIDSVKVKDIAELVAENID from the coding sequence ATGGATATCGGAAGAATCATCTTTCACCTATTATTCACAGCTTTTTTCGTCGTGGCAAACGTAGTGTTTGTCCGCGCCATCCTTTACAGGCTCGGATTGATCTTTAATGGTCGTCCTGCATTCTTCAACGAGGATGCAAAAAAGAACCTAAACATCGGATTCCGCTTAAAGAGCTTTCTTGTAAACGTCGTCCTCCAAAAGAAAAACTTCCGGGAACCAGTGCGCGGGATCATGCACGCATTTGTTTTCTACGGATTCCTAGTCTATACCATCCATACAACAAGCCAAATGGTGGCTGGTATTTTTGGTTATGTAATGGACGACCCTTATCAATTTGCCCTTCCCAATTTCCTTTTTGGGGAAGCCGCAAACCATATTTACGAACAAGCCGTTAACTATGTATCGATTCTCGTTTTAACTGGTCTCGGGTTTTTCGCATGGAGACGATGGATCAAAAAAGCAAAAGGTTTGGATGTTCATTCACCAGCCTCAGCAATCGTAATCAGTATGATTGCAACGCTTATGGTTACCACCTTACTTGGAAATGGTGCAAAGACAGTTGCCGCTACATATTTCACTCATGCGGGTCTGATTGATGGAGCCATTGGAAAAATATGGGAATCCATCGGTGTTGCCAACTCCAGTGCGGACACTGTCTTCCAAATCATGTGGTGGGGCCATATCCTTACTGTGTTCTCGTTTATGTTGTATGTTCCTACATCAAAACACGCTCACTTAATTTTTGCTCCTTTTAACTACTTCCTCGCAACAGACACACCAAAAGGCCAACTTTCAAAACTCAACTTAGATGATGAAAATGCTGTTTGGGGATCGAACCGAGTGGAAGATTTCCCATGGCCAAACCTACTGGATGGTATGTCTTGTATTGAATGTGGACGTTGCCAAGTGGAATGCCCAGCAAACAGAACAGGAAAAGTGTTAAACCCTAAAGCCATCATTGTAGAACTCAAACACCAAATGTTAGAGAAGATGCCGGAAGTGGCAGCTGCCCGTGCAGGAAAAACTCCTGAAGAAGGTGCAGAAGCTGTTGCTGCATTAGAAACTGGTGTGATCAATTCCCATGAAGGTTTAAGCGAAGAAGCACTTTGGGGATGTACTACTTGTTATGCATGCGTAGAAGCATGTCCAGTTGGAAACAACCAAGTCAATGCCATCATTGAAATGCGCCGTCACTTAGTTCTTGCTGAATCCAAAATGAGCCCAGAACTTCAAAAAGCCTTCACTAACATGGAAAACAATTCCAATCCATGGGGTGTGGGAGCTCATACAAGAGCCGATTGGGCAGAGGGACTAAACGTAAAAGTTCTTTCAGAAGCAGAAGACAAAAACGTAGACGTACTCTATTGGGTAGGTTGTGCGGGAGCTTTTGATGAAAGAAACAAAAAGATTTCGCGTGACTTTGTCAAAATCATGCAAAAAGCAGATGTAAACTTTGGTATTCTTGGAACGGAAGAAGGATGTTCGGGAGACTCGGCACGCCGAGGTGGTAACGAATATCTCTACCAAACTTTAGCTCAAACAAACGTGGATACCATCAATGGTTACGGAATCAAAAAAATTGTAACTGCTTGTCCACACTGTTACAACACAATCAAAAACGAATATCCTCAGTTTGGCGGAAACTTCGAAGTCATCCACCACTCGGAATACATCAATCAACTTTCCAAAGATGGTAAAATTGATGTGAAAGTGGCAGATGATGCAAACACTGGAAAGTATACTTACCACGATTCGTGTTACATTGGTCGTTATAATAACAACTATGATAACCCACGTGATGTTGTGAAAAAAGTATCCGGTGGAAAAATCGAAGAAGCAGTCGACCATCACTCCAAAGGACTTTGTTGTGGTGCCGGTGGAGCACAGTATTGGATGGAAGAACATGTAGATGAATCCAATCCAGAAAGTATGCGTGTCAATAGCAAACGTACAGGCCAACTCCTAGATACGGGTGCTACTACCATCGCAACAGCCTGCCCATTCTGTATCACAATGATTACAGATGGTGTCAAAGCGGCAGAAAAAATCGATTCCGTAAAAGTAAAAGACATTGCGGAACTTGTAGCCGAGAATATCGACTAA
- the mqnC gene encoding cyclic dehypoxanthinyl futalosine synthase, giving the protein MNLSSFSLSPSDPADSILLEVIQGKRISPADALVLYKDGDFLKIQMVARYLREKVRPHTQASYTMFRVVNYTNYCNVECSFCSFMDEIGNGKGYVLTKEDILQKMDYAVEEGADQMFLQGGVYPELPFDYYLDVIRTVKAKYPKMHIRAFSPVEVINLETITGKPLREVLLILKEAGLDSVPGAGAEILTERMRQIISPKKATVSEWVRAMETCHEVGLLGSANVVFGSEETEEEVIEHLSVVRDLQDRTGGFLSFIPWTFQPQTKRFKVRPVPTHEYLKVLGISRIFLDNIKHIETSVMVLGKGVGQLALYSGADDISSVVIEENVLRSFGLKTEKEARKFLAEGGFQPIRRNLLYEEDYDCNQVGVD; this is encoded by the coding sequence ATGAATTTATCCTCTTTTTCCCTCAGCCCGTCCGACCCTGCCGATTCCATCCTGTTGGAAGTGATCCAAGGCAAACGAATTTCCCCAGCGGATGCTCTTGTCCTCTACAAAGATGGTGACTTTTTAAAAATCCAAATGGTCGCCAGATACTTACGGGAAAAGGTAAGGCCCCATACACAAGCCAGTTATACCATGTTCCGGGTCGTGAATTATACGAACTATTGCAATGTGGAATGTAGTTTTTGTTCCTTTATGGATGAGATTGGGAATGGAAAAGGATATGTTCTCACTAAAGAAGATATCTTACAAAAAATGGATTACGCTGTAGAAGAAGGAGCAGACCAAATGTTCCTCCAAGGAGGAGTGTATCCTGAACTTCCGTTTGATTATTATTTAGATGTAATTCGTACAGTGAAGGCCAAATACCCGAAGATGCACATCCGTGCCTTTTCGCCCGTGGAAGTCATCAACTTAGAAACCATCACTGGAAAACCACTTCGAGAAGTGCTTTTGATTTTAAAGGAAGCGGGTCTTGATTCCGTTCCAGGAGCCGGTGCAGAAATTCTTACGGAAAGGATGCGCCAAATCATCTCTCCTAAAAAAGCCACTGTTTCCGAATGGGTACGGGCCATGGAAACTTGCCACGAAGTGGGACTTCTCGGATCCGCCAATGTTGTGTTTGGTTCTGAAGAAACGGAAGAAGAAGTCATAGAACACTTAAGTGTGGTGCGTGACCTCCAAGACCGCACCGGTGGATTTTTATCTTTTATTCCTTGGACCTTCCAACCACAAACTAAACGCTTTAAAGTAAGGCCTGTTCCCACTCATGAATACCTAAAGGTTCTTGGAATCTCTCGGATCTTTCTAGATAATATCAAACATATAGAAACATCCGTGATGGTGCTTGGCAAAGGAGTGGGGCAACTTGCTCTCTATTCTGGTGCCGATGATATTTCCTCTGTTGTGATCGAAGAGAATGTACTTCGTTCCTTTGGACTTAAAACAGAAAAGGAAGCTAGAAAATTTCTCGCAGAAGGTGGATTCCAACCTATCCGAAGGAATTTACTCTATGAGGAAGACTACGATTGCAACCAAGTAGGAGTGGATTGA
- a CDS encoding GGDEF domain-containing protein, with protein MRRHTSKRYFFVFRKMFLRTYHPSFTSTNISDIGSSLQIFSVMTAFTSIISLLFVDSLVRTKEASFWIAFFRISSLAICFFVYLFGKKRVKLYQKHIYGMTSLVLIGLILLYIPMMVYDKPNHAYYLFGSAIVIASASILLWIEPFRILLLSILYISVFIPLHLNFSRIQGFDRFVFYQDVLIVSFLLAFGFVANLLINYWRFEEYRVKARLRITVGKLLRINQKIEDLSRVDSMTELFNRRHLLEQFDLYKKRSNREGFIIGLVILDLDRLKAINDKYGHKQGDLAIQAFAKTVKSRTRITDIAARIGGDEFCLLVSPIDKEGLQVLAESIREKLERLQIPIHNQPGESLTLTVSIGATLFRAEDDPSFDELYHKIDTALYTSKNEGRNRITLIES; from the coding sequence ATGCGTAGGCATACATCCAAAAGATATTTTTTTGTATTTCGTAAAATGTTTTTGCGAACCTACCATCCAAGTTTCACCTCCACGAATATTTCTGATATAGGTTCCTCTTTACAAATTTTTAGTGTGATGACTGCTTTTACTTCAATCATCTCTCTACTTTTTGTAGATTCCCTTGTGAGAACCAAAGAAGCAAGTTTTTGGATCGCATTCTTTAGGATCTCCTCACTTGCGATCTGTTTCTTCGTGTATCTCTTTGGAAAAAAAAGGGTCAAGTTATACCAAAAGCATATTTATGGAATGACTAGTCTTGTTCTCATTGGGCTTATCCTTCTTTATATTCCGATGATGGTTTATGACAAACCAAACCATGCATATTATCTATTTGGTTCTGCCATAGTCATCGCCAGTGCTTCCATTCTATTATGGATTGAGCCGTTTCGGATTCTGTTACTGTCAATTTTATACATTTCCGTTTTTATCCCTTTGCATTTGAACTTTTCTCGGATCCAAGGATTTGATCGGTTTGTTTTTTACCAAGATGTGCTAATCGTTTCGTTTTTACTTGCATTTGGATTTGTAGCCAACCTTCTCATCAACTATTGGCGATTTGAAGAATATCGTGTCAAAGCAAGACTTCGCATCACGGTCGGAAAGTTACTCCGTATCAACCAAAAAATAGAAGATTTGTCCCGCGTGGACTCGATGACAGAACTATTTAACAGGCGTCATTTATTAGAACAGTTTGATCTCTATAAAAAAAGATCCAATCGCGAAGGATTTATCATTGGGCTTGTCATTTTGGATTTGGACCGCCTAAAGGCGATTAATGATAAGTATGGTCACAAACAAGGAGACCTTGCCATCCAAGCCTTTGCCAAAACGGTCAAGTCGAGAACAAGGATAACGGACATTGCCGCTCGGATTGGTGGGGATGAATTTTGTCTTCTGGTCTCTCCGATTGATAAAGAAGGATTGCAGGTGCTTGCCGAATCCATCCGGGAGAAATTGGAGCGATTGCAAATTCCAATCCACAACCAACCAGGGGAATCTCTTACTTTAACAGTATCCATTGGGGCTACACTCTTTCGTGCTGAAGACGATCCCAGTTTTGACGAACTGTACCACAAAATTGATACCGCTCTCTATACTTCTAAAAACGAAGGAAGAAACCGAATTACCCTCATCGAATCTTAA
- a CDS encoding GerMN domain-containing protein: MAVLPQIQEDKWKSLRYLLGGIFLVLVLIEKSMGFDPKTGGNFFPKQGFRNIGKVQEKSKFAEPADPFTKENWEDDLNWEEEVLTQTFPDSEAKSKPHQKLVDDTIPEITLPEDRFPGAGKRLQVDAGYLPIYFLKFYGTGKNSQSQLVKLTREFPGGDPIAFLFQELTKGPNPEEKGKGVLSALSKKMRMEPNYRLENGILHLSVSEDISYGGSMEILKDRLDQIIFTMVDNFGIKAVVLYSNGERIRTLGSDGLTIPEVLAKSQRKVIIF, translated from the coding sequence GTGGCGGTACTTCCCCAAATCCAAGAAGACAAATGGAAATCTTTACGCTATTTGCTTGGCGGGATATTTCTTGTACTGGTTCTTATTGAAAAGTCTATGGGTTTTGATCCAAAGACTGGCGGAAATTTTTTCCCCAAACAGGGATTTCGAAACATCGGTAAGGTCCAAGAAAAATCTAAATTTGCTGAACCAGCAGATCCCTTTACCAAAGAGAACTGGGAAGACGACCTAAATTGGGAAGAAGAAGTCCTTACGCAAACCTTTCCTGATTCCGAAGCTAAGTCAAAACCACACCAAAAATTGGTTGATGATACAATTCCTGAGATCACACTTCCGGAAGATAGATTTCCTGGTGCCGGCAAACGGCTGCAAGTGGATGCAGGTTACCTTCCCATATATTTTTTGAAATTTTATGGAACAGGAAAAAACAGCCAATCACAGCTCGTAAAACTTACTCGTGAATTTCCAGGCGGAGATCCAATTGCCTTTTTATTCCAAGAACTCACAAAAGGCCCTAACCCAGAAGAAAAGGGGAAAGGTGTTCTTTCTGCCTTATCCAAAAAAATGCGAATGGAACCCAATTACCGATTAGAAAATGGAATTTTACATCTCTCTGTTTCTGAAGACATCAGTTACGGTGGGAGTATGGAAATCTTAAAAGATCGATTGGATCAGATCATTTTTACAATGGTAGACAATTTTGGGATTAAAGCTGTGGTTCTCTATTCCAATGGAGAAAGAATTCGCACTTTGGGTAGCGATGGTTTGACCATTCCCGAAGTCCTTGCTAAATCCCAACGAAAGGTGATTATTTTTTAA
- a CDS encoding HAD family hydrolase gives MVAFDVDGTLFSSESIIFKTYVQAIEEFASKTGKITSLPSHDQIMNEIGKPVRTIFANLLPNLPESERDIISGRVLDLLCDAIRSGGGDFYAGVGSTIHYLKEKGYTITCASNGRKAYIETVLDTAGVLQYFEPIVVINQDTIHTKGEILAEYVRKYNLEPNSIAMIGDRHSDWEAARQTGCPFGFCTYGHGLPGEIPDFEWKFDDLPTLKEFF, from the coding sequence ATGGTCGCCTTCGATGTCGACGGGACCTTATTTTCCTCAGAATCCATAATCTTTAAGACGTATGTGCAGGCAATCGAAGAGTTTGCAAGCAAGACGGGAAAAATCACATCCTTACCTAGTCATGACCAGATTATGAATGAAATTGGTAAGCCGGTGCGAACTATTTTTGCCAACCTCTTGCCTAACCTTCCCGAATCAGAACGCGATATAATTTCCGGAAGAGTTCTAGACCTTCTCTGTGATGCCATCCGAAGCGGTGGTGGGGATTTTTATGCAGGTGTCGGTTCTACCATCCATTATCTAAAAGAAAAGGGATACACTATCACCTGTGCTTCGAATGGAAGAAAGGCCTATATTGAAACGGTTTTAGACACGGCAGGTGTTTTACAATACTTCGAGCCAATTGTTGTCATCAACCAAGACACAATCCATACAAAAGGCGAAATCTTAGCAGAATATGTGCGTAAATACAATTTAGAACCAAACTCCATTGCCATGATTGGCGATAGGCATAGCGATTGGGAAGCCGCAAGACAAACGGGTTGCCCTTTTGGATTTTGTACTTATGGTCACGGTCTTCCCGGCGAAATTCCCGATTTTGAATGGAAATTCGACGATTTACCAACTCTAAAAGAGTTTTTTTAA
- a CDS encoding KamA family radical SAM protein, with product MLVQSSLSEVLKARSELFSRTNWTDPTSQLQNRVKGEDLSKYFVLTESEEIGIRETIRLHVSTTPYYLSLSDPIDPNCPIRRMIVPRSEEAVFSSEESPDPLDEERLSPVRGLTHMYPNRVLLFSNHSCSVYCRHCMRGRKVSSSDERMEKSDLENAFAYIRTHEEIEDVVISGGDPLNLSDSRLEWILSELHSIPHVKICRLGTRNPVTLPFRITEALCKIIETYNDDKLSIFCNTQFNHPKECTKESKEAILRLLKVGVSVGNQSVLLKGINDEEEVMLTLHKKLLEMRVRAYYLYDPELIPGSRGFRTPLARGIEIVEYMRGKIGGMGIPQFVNDLPGGGGKITIAPNWYLGYYPKTRQHAFRSAVTKKIHLSFEPVGSNKESYYPTISDSEWEKFGL from the coding sequence ATGCTCGTGCAAAGCAGTTTATCAGAAGTTCTTAAGGCACGCAGTGAGTTGTTTTCCCGGACAAATTGGACGGATCCAACCTCGCAGTTGCAAAACAGAGTCAAAGGTGAAGACTTATCTAAATACTTTGTACTAACTGAGTCAGAGGAAATTGGCATCCGCGAAACAATTCGCCTGCATGTTTCGACAACACCATACTACTTGTCTCTTTCAGACCCCATTGACCCAAATTGCCCCATTCGAAGGATGATCGTTCCTCGGTCGGAAGAAGCTGTCTTTTCGTCAGAAGAAAGTCCTGATCCATTGGATGAAGAACGACTAAGTCCTGTTCGTGGGCTTACTCATATGTATCCGAATCGGGTTCTTCTATTTTCCAATCACTCTTGTAGTGTGTATTGTCGGCATTGTATGCGAGGACGTAAGGTATCTTCCAGTGACGAAAGAATGGAAAAAAGTGATTTAGAAAATGCATTTGCATACATTCGAACCCACGAAGAAATAGAGGATGTTGTGATTAGCGGGGGAGATCCGCTCAATTTATCAGATTCCCGATTGGAGTGGATTTTATCCGAACTCCATTCTATCCCCCATGTAAAAATATGTAGGCTTGGGACAAGAAATCCTGTTACTTTACCTTTTCGCATAACAGAAGCACTTTGTAAGATCATTGAAACATACAATGATGACAAGTTGTCCATTTTTTGTAATACACAGTTCAACCATCCAAAAGAATGTACCAAAGAATCAAAGGAAGCGATTCTACGTTTATTAAAGGTCGGTGTTTCTGTCGGAAACCAATCGGTTCTCTTAAAGGGAATTAATGACGAAGAAGAAGTGATGCTAACTCTTCATAAAAAATTATTAGAAATGAGAGTTCGCGCTTATTATCTTTATGATCCAGAACTTATCCCCGGATCCAGAGGTTTTCGCACTCCACTCGCACGAGGAATTGAAATTGTTGAATACATGCGAGGGAAAATTGGAGGGATGGGGATTCCCCAATTTGTAAATGATTTACCTGGTGGTGGGGGAAAGATCACTATTGCTCCCAATTGGTATTTGGGTTACTATCCTAAAACGCGCCAACATGCCTTTCGTTCTGCAGTGACAAAAAAAATTCACCTTTCCTTTGAACCCGTTGGTTCCAATAAAGAATCTTATTATCCCACCATTAGTGATTCTGAATGGGAGAAATTTGGATTATGA
- a CDS encoding D-alanine--D-alanine ligase family protein, with protein sequence MKRTVILACDLYDNKTPELCQEWESEETIRHMEETIQKLGYDVTILSHPTEITSVLSNIPPQTRKDWIVWNLVEGYHSPSREAYIPALCEYLAIPHTGSSAAVQTFTLDKYKTKLFLKSLGIPTADSQLILNPMDLPKINFPIFIKPNGEGSSLGIGENNRIDRIEDWSSVAIPLSETFPSLLVEPFLSGRELTIAVLGNQGNYQTTPPAFVDYPGSVYSNLVKSKESFVESLDFQVPHALSNLLHSYSLKVAELLGSAGYIRLDFKLEKEEVYLLEVNATPGFSSIYSTLPLLWEKTGKSYSELLNFCLELGFEEFNHHFRYQYAKDRNL encoded by the coding sequence ATGAAACGTACCGTTATTTTGGCATGTGATCTTTATGATAACAAAACACCGGAGCTTTGCCAAGAATGGGAATCGGAAGAAACCATTCGGCATATGGAAGAGACCATTCAAAAACTTGGATATGATGTCACAATTTTATCGCATCCAACAGAAATTACATCAGTCCTTTCTAACATTCCACCGCAAACAAGAAAAGATTGGATAGTGTGGAATCTAGTGGAAGGATACCATTCTCCCAGTAGGGAAGCCTATATACCGGCGTTATGCGAATATTTGGCAATTCCTCATACGGGAAGTTCTGCCGCAGTACAAACATTCACTCTTGATAAATACAAAACAAAATTATTTCTGAAATCCTTGGGAATTCCTACAGCAGATTCACAGCTCATCCTAAACCCAATGGATCTTCCAAAGATCAATTTTCCTATCTTTATCAAACCCAATGGAGAAGGTTCAAGCCTTGGAATTGGAGAAAATAACCGCATTGATCGAATCGAAGATTGGTCGAGTGTGGCAATACCTCTCTCAGAAACCTTCCCCAGTTTACTGGTAGAACCTTTTTTATCGGGAAGGGAATTAACAATTGCGGTCCTTGGTAACCAAGGAAATTACCAAACCACTCCCCCCGCTTTTGTGGACTATCCTGGTTCTGTTTATAGTAACCTAGTCAAATCCAAAGAAAGTTTTGTAGAATCTTTGGATTTTCAGGTTCCACATGCTTTGTCAAATTTACTTCATTCTTATTCTTTAAAAGTGGCAGAGCTATTAGGAAGTGCAGGTTACATTCGTTTGGATTTTAAATTAGAAAAGGAAGAAGTTTATCTTCTCGAAGTCAATGCCACTCCAGGATTTTCCTCGATATATTCCACCTTGCCCTTGTTATGGGAAAAAACAGGGAAAAGTTATTCTGAACTGTTGAACTTTTGTTTGGAATTAGGGTTTGAAGAATTCAATCATCATTTTCGTTATCAATATGCAAAGGATCGAAACTTATGA
- a CDS encoding iron-containing redox enzyme family protein yields the protein MNVIETLKKDVETHPVLRSQWLLERNIAMSFDDLILWLSQEYFVSIGFVDWFLQVAAKTRDQNAKIVLVENIWGELGEGKIADTHVSILIDFLKKLNFDFSNHIILPETKTYLDKMETIIGKGFFYGLGALGPANEYLLKLEYSQISNAYQKLKSEMSLPEGKFFQVNLDADEGHSQRMFELIAETATSEESKNQVLTGNLLALVAREDFYKGLSRLDKEKLTKV from the coding sequence ATGAACGTAATAGAAACTTTAAAAAAGGATGTGGAAACTCATCCTGTACTTAGGTCACAGTGGTTATTAGAACGTAATATTGCTATGAGTTTTGATGACTTAATTTTATGGCTTAGCCAAGAATACTTCGTATCCATTGGTTTTGTGGATTGGTTTTTACAAGTAGCGGCAAAAACAAGAGACCAAAATGCGAAGATTGTTCTAGTCGAAAATATTTGGGGGGAACTTGGAGAAGGAAAGATTGCAGACACTCATGTCTCGATTCTTATAGATTTTTTAAAGAAACTCAATTTTGATTTTTCAAACCATATCATACTTCCTGAAACCAAAACTTATCTAGACAAAATGGAAACTATCATTGGAAAAGGATTTTTTTATGGACTCGGAGCATTGGGACCTGCGAATGAATACCTATTGAAATTGGAATATTCGCAAATTTCAAATGCATATCAGAAATTAAAATCTGAAATGTCTCTACCAGAAGGAAAGTTCTTTCAGGTAAATCTAGATGCGGATGAGGGTCATAGCCAAAGAATGTTTGAACTCATTGCAGAAACGGCAACATCAGAGGAATCTAAAAACCAGGTGCTTACCGGAAATTTACTCGCTCTTGTTGCAAGAGAAGATTTTTATAAAGGACTGTCTCGTTTGGACAAAGAAAAACTTACTAAAGTTTAG
- a CDS encoding DCC1-like thiol-disulfide oxidoreductase family protein, whose amino-acid sequence MQTKKSILVYDGNCRFCTRLAKSIREKTKDQIAIVSYHKITEVELTSIHKQLTTKLCAGEVQFIEEGNRYPGFFAVRQILWKMEKYKYLAFLLYLPLIPFLGMAMMFILKRFRTKL is encoded by the coding sequence ATGCAAACAAAAAAATCTATTCTAGTTTATGATGGAAACTGCAGATTTTGTACGCGCCTTGCAAAATCAATCCGGGAAAAAACAAAGGATCAAATTGCCATTGTCTCCTACCATAAAATAACAGAGGTGGAACTAACTTCGATCCACAAACAACTGACAACCAAACTCTGTGCAGGCGAAGTTCAGTTTATAGAAGAAGGAAATCGGTATCCAGGTTTTTTTGCTGTCAGACAAATCCTTTGGAAGATGGAAAAATACAAATACTTAGCCTTTCTTTTGTATTTGCCTTTAATTCCTTTTCTTGGAATGGCAATGATGTTTATTTTAAAAAGATTTCGAACTAAACTTTAG
- a CDS encoding THUMP domain-containing class I SAM-dependent RNA methyltransferase, with product MRRLGIKPTHPTYHAICGEGLSPLLESELKSHRLKIDSSNRGGVFFSGKKEDVIDFAIHTKFASRINLQLLHDNADDYDEFYAKASELPWEKYIGPEVSFRIDAETKDKLRNSEFTMHRMKDAVLDRLRSKKIPLPEIEKRMADITIVVRSHTDRFSIELSFSGDPVGRRGYRLFAGNAPVREPIAQAMLEISGWKEGNTLVDPMCGSGTILIEAALRERLYGEINRFLFAESPVFQILFPTYVFSEKKKEKPESPHLFGFDVDPEAIRIAKENAYEAGVEDFVTFEVGNCLELKNSFGNKGHVITNPPYGDRIGKPMEDLREMYFQFGKVIKNEFGGWKFTVLSADFSLLGKFGLKENSHLSLKHANLKAKIVDYEIRGGK from the coding sequence ATTAGGAGACTCGGAATAAAACCTACACACCCTACCTACCACGCCATTTGCGGAGAGGGTCTTTCTCCGCTTTTGGAATCCGAGTTAAAATCGCATCGCCTTAAAATTGACAGTTCCAACCGCGGTGGAGTTTTCTTTTCCGGAAAAAAAGAAGATGTCATTGATTTTGCCATTCATACAAAGTTTGCCTCAAGAATTAACTTACAACTTTTACATGACAATGCAGATGATTATGATGAATTTTATGCCAAAGCAAGTGAACTTCCTTGGGAAAAATACATTGGACCTGAAGTTAGTTTCCGCATTGATGCAGAAACCAAAGATAAATTAAGAAACTCTGAATTTACAATGCATCGAATGAAAGATGCAGTTCTCGATAGACTTCGTAGTAAAAAAATCCCACTTCCAGAAATTGAAAAACGTATGGCTGATATCACCATCGTTGTTCGTTCCCACACCGACAGGTTTAGTATTGAACTTTCCTTTTCGGGAGATCCTGTGGGTCGGCGCGGCTATCGGTTGTTTGCCGGCAATGCACCAGTACGGGAACCCATTGCACAAGCGATGTTGGAGATCTCTGGTTGGAAAGAAGGAAATACTCTAGTGGATCCAATGTGTGGATCAGGGACCATTCTCATTGAAGCAGCTCTTAGAGAGCGCCTGTATGGCGAAATCAATCGGTTTTTATTTGCTGAATCACCCGTATTCCAAATTTTATTTCCTACTTATGTTTTTTCCGAGAAAAAAAAAGAAAAACCAGAATCACCTCACCTATTTGGATTTGATGTAGATCCAGAAGCCATACGCATCGCAAAAGAAAATGCTTATGAGGCGGGTGTCGAAGACTTTGTAACATTTGAAGTAGGCAATTGTTTAGAACTAAAAAACAGTTTTGGAAACAAAGGTCATGTTATAACAAACCCTCCTTATGGGGACCGAATTGGAAAACCCATGGAAGATTTACGAGAGATGTACTTTCAATTCGGTAAGGTCATCAAAAACGAGTTTGGTGGTTGGAAGTTTACCGTTCTTTCGGCTGATTTTTCTCTACTTGGAAAATTTGGTCTCAAAGAAAATTCTCACCTAAGTTTGAAACATGCAAATTTGAAAGCAAAAATTGTGGATTACGAAATCCGTGGAGGGAAATGA